One Burkholderia cepacia genomic window carries:
- a CDS encoding TetR/AcrR family transcriptional regulator → MSRTPARTPLAPRKSPRQQRSAATVDAIVEAAARILERDGFDGYTTNAIAAHAGVSIGSLYQYFPNRDALTAALAERESAALLDDVARAASLPSCDAILHALVRAAVAHQLRRPALARLIDFEEARLPLGAQAQRVTDRIHAAVLLAFGRDDAPRLAAPEVVAHDLLAMIKGLVDAAGQRGETDAAALDARVWRAVRGYLRE, encoded by the coding sequence ATGTCCCGCACGCCTGCCCGAACGCCGCTCGCTCCTCGCAAATCGCCGCGCCAGCAGCGCTCGGCGGCCACCGTCGACGCAATCGTCGAGGCGGCCGCGCGCATTCTCGAGCGCGACGGCTTCGACGGCTACACGACCAACGCGATCGCCGCGCATGCGGGCGTCAGCATCGGCTCGCTCTATCAGTACTTCCCGAATCGCGACGCGTTGACCGCCGCGCTCGCCGAACGCGAAAGCGCGGCGCTGCTCGACGACGTCGCGCGCGCGGCGTCGTTGCCGTCGTGCGATGCGATCCTGCATGCGCTGGTGCGCGCGGCGGTCGCGCATCAGTTGCGCCGTCCGGCGCTCGCGCGGCTGATCGACTTCGAGGAGGCGCGCCTGCCGCTCGGCGCGCAGGCGCAGCGGGTCACGGACCGCATCCATGCGGCGGTGCTGCTCGCGTTCGGCCGGGACGACGCGCCGCGGCTCGCGGCGCCGGAAGTCGTCGCGCACGATCTGCTCGCGATGATCAAGGGCCTCGTCGACGCGGCGGGCCAGCGCGGCGAGACCGATGCGGCCGCGCTCGACGCGCGCGTGTGGCGCGCGGTGCGCGGCTATCTGCGCGAATGA
- a CDS encoding MFS transporter: protein MSPVFLAPLIVACALFMESVDANIIVTALPAMARDFGHSPVTLNIAITAYVVGLGVFIPICGWLADRFSARSVFRTAIGIFVVGSLMCAASSSLGVLTFARFIQGVGGAMMVPVGRIIIFRAVPRSDLVRAMNYLAIPALFGPTVGPLVGGFITTYLHWRMIFFINVPIGIYGIYLASKHIANTHEPDPGPLDWFGFLLSASGAALLLMGLTLIDGALTSRANALVMCVAGTVLLALYVPYARRKERPVLDLSFLKIPTYHASVVGGSLFRIGLGAVPFLLPLALQEGLGMSAFHSGLITCASAFGGAMSRSTATHTLRRFGFRTVLIYNAAFAGLAIAAYGVFHPGMATWAIWLIVLVGGIFPALQFTSLNSMIYADISPRDAGRATSLGSVVQQMSLGLGVTVAGLVLHLSHWAQGHKTMVWSDFWPAFVVVGLCSFASIPITRRLPPGAGDEVARGRRQ, encoded by the coding sequence ATGTCGCCCGTCTTTCTAGCACCGCTCATCGTTGCCTGTGCGTTGTTCATGGAAAGCGTCGACGCGAACATCATCGTCACCGCGCTGCCCGCGATGGCGAGGGACTTCGGGCACAGCCCCGTCACGTTGAACATTGCGATCACGGCCTATGTGGTCGGGCTCGGTGTATTCATTCCGATCTGCGGCTGGCTGGCCGACCGCTTCAGCGCACGCTCCGTGTTCCGCACCGCGATCGGCATCTTCGTCGTCGGCTCGCTGATGTGCGCGGCATCCAGTTCGCTCGGCGTGCTCACGTTCGCGCGCTTCATCCAGGGCGTCGGCGGCGCGATGATGGTGCCCGTCGGCCGCATCATCATTTTCCGCGCAGTGCCGCGCTCGGATCTCGTGCGCGCGATGAACTACCTCGCGATTCCCGCGCTGTTCGGGCCCACGGTCGGGCCGCTCGTCGGCGGCTTCATCACGACCTACCTGCACTGGCGGATGATCTTCTTCATCAACGTCCCGATCGGCATCTACGGGATCTACCTCGCGAGCAAGCACATCGCGAACACGCACGAGCCCGATCCGGGCCCGCTCGACTGGTTCGGCTTCCTGCTGTCGGCCAGCGGTGCCGCGCTGCTGCTGATGGGCCTCACGCTGATCGACGGCGCGCTCACGTCACGCGCGAACGCGCTCGTCATGTGCGTGGCCGGCACCGTCCTGCTCGCGCTCTACGTGCCGTACGCGCGCCGCAAGGAACGCCCGGTGCTCGACCTCAGCTTCCTCAAGATCCCGACGTATCACGCGAGCGTCGTCGGCGGGTCGCTGTTCCGCATCGGCCTCGGCGCGGTGCCGTTCCTGCTGCCGCTCGCACTGCAGGAGGGGCTCGGCATGAGCGCGTTCCATTCGGGGCTCATCACGTGCGCGTCCGCGTTCGGCGGTGCGATGAGCCGCTCGACGGCCACCCATACGCTGCGTCGCTTCGGCTTCCGCACGGTGCTGATCTACAACGCGGCCTTCGCGGGGCTCGCGATCGCCGCGTACGGCGTGTTCCATCCCGGCATGGCGACCTGGGCGATCTGGCTGATCGTGCTCGTCGGCGGCATCTTCCCCGCGCTGCAGTTCACGAGCCTGAACTCGATGATCTATGCGGACATCTCGCCGCGCGACGCGGGCCGCGCGACCAGCCTCGGCAGCGTCGTGCAGCAGATGTCGCTCGGCCTGGGCGTCACCGTCGCGGGGCTCGTGCTGCATCTGTCGCATTGGGCGCAGGGGCACAAGACGATGGTGTGGTCGGATTTCTGGCCCGCGTTCGTCGTGGTCGGGCTGTGCTCGTTCGCGTCGATTCCGATCACCCGGCGGCTGCCGCCCGGCGCCGGCGACGAAGTCGCGCGCGGCAGGCGCCAGTAG
- a CDS encoding winged helix-turn-helix domain-containing protein, whose product MLTLSPAAARALHLAAQGLLTPPRRKATKSDVLDAIRRMAQLQIDTIHVVARSPYLVLFSRLGDFSPQWLDEHLAEARLFEYWSHEACFLPVEQFGLMRYKMLDPSGMGWKYAAEWHARHRADIERLLARIHADGPVRSADFVREDGVKGNGWWDRKPEKRHLEVLFTTGDLMVSERRNFQRVYDVRERVLPGWDDTRDLPPREAVLPALLDYTCRALGVVRADWVADYYRLPRRSYRAELEQLADAGDLIPVAVGDWKEPAYAHHSLNALLPAAGADTLRSTVTTLLSPFDPVVWDRRRASTLFGFDYTIECYTPEHKRRYGYFCLPVLHRGRLVGRVDAKAHRAQQVFELKAVHVEPGVRFGSGLASDVAKAVKKLAAWHGTPDVRVGSAPPELARALAGG is encoded by the coding sequence ATGCTTACGCTCTCGCCCGCCGCCGCCCGCGCCCTGCATCTCGCCGCGCAGGGCCTGCTGACACCGCCCCGCCGCAAGGCGACCAAATCCGACGTGCTCGACGCGATCCGCCGGATGGCGCAGCTGCAGATCGATACCATCCACGTCGTCGCGCGCAGCCCGTATCTCGTGCTGTTCAGCCGTCTCGGCGATTTCTCGCCCCAGTGGCTCGACGAGCATCTCGCCGAGGCGCGCCTGTTCGAATACTGGTCGCACGAAGCGTGCTTCCTGCCGGTCGAGCAGTTCGGCCTGATGCGCTACAAGATGCTCGATCCGTCGGGGATGGGCTGGAAATACGCGGCCGAGTGGCATGCGCGGCATCGCGCCGACATCGAACGGCTGCTCGCGCGGATTCACGCGGACGGCCCGGTGCGCTCGGCGGACTTCGTCCGCGAGGATGGCGTGAAGGGCAACGGCTGGTGGGATCGCAAGCCGGAGAAGCGCCACCTGGAAGTGCTGTTCACGACGGGCGACCTGATGGTGTCGGAACGGCGCAATTTCCAGCGCGTGTACGACGTGCGCGAACGCGTGCTGCCCGGCTGGGACGACACGCGCGACCTGCCGCCGCGCGAAGCCGTGCTGCCCGCGCTGCTCGACTACACGTGCCGTGCACTCGGCGTCGTGCGCGCGGACTGGGTGGCCGACTACTATCGGCTGCCGCGCCGCTCGTACCGCGCGGAGCTCGAACAGCTCGCCGACGCGGGCGACCTGATCCCGGTAGCGGTCGGCGACTGGAAGGAGCCGGCGTACGCGCACCATTCGCTGAACGCGCTATTGCCGGCCGCCGGGGCCGACACGCTGCGCTCGACGGTCACGACGCTGCTGTCGCCGTTCGACCCGGTCGTATGGGACCGGCGGCGTGCATCGACACTATTCGGTTTCGATTACACGATCGAATGCTATACGCCCGAGCACAAGCGGCGTTATGGCTATTTCTGCCTGCCCGTGCTGCATCGCGGCCGGCTGGTCGGGCGCGTCGACGCGAAGGCGCATCGCGCGCAGCAGGTGTTCGAACTGAAGGCCGTGCATGTCGAGCCGGGCGTGCGGTTCGGCTCGGGGCTTGCGAGCGACGTCGCGAAGGCGGTGAAGAAACTCGCGGCATGGCACGGCACGCCGGACGTCCGGGTCGGCAGCGCACCGCCGGAACTGGCGCGCGCGCTGGCGGGCGGCTGA
- a CDS encoding alpha/beta fold hydrolase translates to MTRTPPAGVPFPIPALPIFWPMAAATAMFEAGTELTARNLRFLAEEEKLHFEMHPALASANRPLLELRTMIFRDYSDGAARGLPTIVDAPYAGHSAMIADYQPGQSLMQTLREHGVSRLYLTDWRSATEDMKDLEIDQYLAELNVCVDELGGRVNFVGLCQGGWMAAMYAARFPHKVASLVLAGSPIDTDAGNGPIRQMVHTYPTSFYDELVEMGGGLMRGRFMLRGWKNMHPDQHYLAEHVDLYEHIDDPDYLRKQEAFASWYESPIDLPGRWYLQAIVQLFKENRLAKGRFVALGRTLNLKDVTCPVYLLAGEADDITTPEQVFDAVKYLGTPAAQVTSRLVPGGHIGLFMGSRTLKDAWPDIAAWIAAQA, encoded by the coding sequence ATGACTCGTACCCCGCCCGCCGGCGTGCCGTTCCCGATTCCCGCGCTGCCGATCTTCTGGCCGATGGCCGCCGCCACCGCGATGTTCGAGGCCGGCACGGAACTGACCGCGCGCAACCTGCGCTTCCTCGCCGAAGAGGAAAAGCTGCATTTCGAGATGCATCCGGCACTGGCGTCCGCGAACCGGCCGCTGCTCGAACTGCGCACGATGATCTTTCGCGACTATTCGGACGGCGCGGCGCGCGGGTTGCCGACGATCGTCGATGCGCCGTACGCCGGGCACAGCGCGATGATCGCCGACTACCAGCCGGGCCAGAGCCTGATGCAGACGCTGCGCGAGCACGGCGTGAGCCGCCTGTACCTGACCGACTGGCGATCGGCGACCGAGGACATGAAGGATCTCGAGATCGACCAGTACCTGGCGGAGCTGAACGTCTGCGTCGACGAGCTCGGCGGCCGCGTCAACTTCGTCGGGCTGTGCCAGGGCGGCTGGATGGCGGCGATGTACGCGGCGCGCTTTCCGCACAAGGTCGCGAGCCTCGTGCTCGCGGGTTCGCCGATCGACACCGACGCGGGCAACGGCCCGATCCGGCAGATGGTGCACACGTATCCGACGTCGTTCTACGACGAGCTCGTGGAAATGGGCGGCGGGCTGATGCGCGGGCGCTTCATGCTGCGCGGCTGGAAGAACATGCATCCGGACCAGCACTACCTGGCCGAGCACGTCGACCTGTACGAGCACATCGACGATCCGGACTACCTGCGCAAGCAGGAGGCGTTCGCGAGCTGGTACGAAAGTCCGATCGACCTGCCCGGGCGCTGGTACCTGCAGGCGATCGTGCAGCTCTTCAAGGAGAACCGGCTCGCGAAGGGCAGGTTCGTCGCGCTCGGCCGCACGCTGAACCTGAAGGACGTGACCTGTCCCGTCTACCTGCTCGCGGGCGAAGCCGACGACATCACGACGCCGGAGCAGGTGTTCGATGCGGTCAAGTATCTCGGCACGCCCGCGGCGCAGGTGACGAGCCGGCTCGTGCCCGGTGGGCACATCGGCCTCTTCATGGGCTCGCGGACGCTGAAGGACGCGTGGCCGGACATCGCCGCGTGGATCGCGGCGCAGGCGTAG
- a CDS encoding acetate/propionate family kinase yields the protein MKHPVLVLNAGSSSIKFSVYDTLEDRSLGAGVHGQVDSLHDAPHLVVKDARGATLADHPVAGTGHHGAIDALHAWFARHVGDDAGFDGVGHRVVHGGRYFSAPVRIDDDVLAKIASLSPLAPLHQPHHVDAIRAVSALAPDLPQVACFDTAFHHTLPALEREFALPRALTEQGIMRYGFHGLSYEYIATALAALDASWTQRRTVVAHLGNGASMCALAEGRSVASTMGFTALDGLPMGTRTGALDPGAILYLLRHEGRTIDEVEHLIYEESGLLGVSGLSSDMRTLLASDSAAAAHAVDLFTYRAARELAALAGVLGGLDTLVFTAGIGENAPAVRERICRAAGWLGIELDAAANAGNRPVISGGASRVTVRVIPTDENLMIARHTRGLLDRLSI from the coding sequence ATGAAACATCCGGTTCTGGTGTTGAATGCCGGCTCGTCGAGCATCAAGTTCTCCGTGTACGACACGCTGGAAGACCGCTCGCTCGGCGCGGGCGTCCACGGCCAGGTCGACAGCCTGCACGACGCGCCGCACCTGGTCGTGAAGGACGCGCGCGGCGCGACGCTGGCCGACCACCCGGTCGCGGGCACGGGCCACCACGGCGCGATCGACGCGCTGCATGCATGGTTCGCGCGCCATGTCGGCGACGACGCGGGGTTTGACGGCGTCGGGCACCGGGTCGTGCACGGCGGCCGGTATTTTTCCGCGCCGGTGCGGATCGACGACGACGTGCTCGCGAAGATCGCGTCGCTGTCGCCGCTCGCACCGCTGCACCAGCCGCATCACGTCGATGCGATCCGCGCGGTGAGCGCGCTCGCGCCCGATCTGCCGCAGGTGGCGTGCTTCGACACGGCGTTCCATCACACGCTGCCGGCGCTCGAACGCGAATTCGCGCTGCCGCGCGCGCTGACGGAGCAGGGCATCATGCGCTACGGGTTTCACGGGCTGTCGTACGAATACATCGCGACGGCGCTCGCTGCGCTCGATGCGTCGTGGACGCAGCGCCGCACGGTCGTCGCCCACCTCGGCAACGGCGCGAGCATGTGCGCGCTTGCGGAAGGCCGCAGCGTCGCGAGCACGATGGGGTTCACGGCGCTCGACGGGCTGCCGATGGGCACGCGCACGGGCGCGCTGGACCCGGGCGCGATCCTGTATCTGCTGCGCCACGAAGGACGCACGATCGACGAGGTCGAACACCTGATCTACGAGGAGTCCGGCCTGCTCGGGGTGTCCGGCCTGTCGAGCGACATGCGCACCCTGCTCGCGAGCGACTCGGCGGCGGCCGCGCATGCGGTCGACCTGTTCACGTATCGCGCGGCGCGCGAGCTCGCGGCGCTGGCCGGCGTGCTGGGCGGCCTCGATACGCTGGTCTTCACCGCCGGCATCGGCGAGAACGCGCCCGCGGTGCGCGAGCGCATCTGCCGCGCGGCAGGCTGGCTCGGCATCGAGCTCGACGCCGCCGCGAACGCCGGCAACCGGCCGGTGATTTCCGGCGGCGCATCGCGCGTGACGGTGCGCGTGATCCCGACTGACGAGAACCTGATGATCGCGCGGCACACGCGCGGCCTGCTGGACCGCTTGTCCATTTGA
- a CDS encoding phosphate acetyltransferase, with protein sequence MTREPCPMSDSVDSRPHQKYDALIARCRALPPVKVAVAHPCDDVSLRAAVDAARAGIIEPVLVGPEARITALAASLGIGLSGYRLVDAPHSHAAAARAVELVRMGEADALMKGSLHTDELLAEVVRDGAGLRTERRLSHVFIMDVPTYPKPLFITDAAVNIRPTLEQKAEITQNAIDLARVLGVDRPKVAILSAVETVTSKLPSTLEAAALCKMAERGQLTGAIVDGPLALDNAINLEAARLKHLGSSVAGDADILLAPDIEAGNLLAKELTFLANADAAGIVLGARVPVILTSRADNERTRMASCAVAALYAHATRASAGRAGIAGLADIDGASR encoded by the coding sequence ATGACAAGGGAGCCTTGCCCGATGTCCGATTCCGTCGATTCCCGCCCGCACCAGAAATACGACGCGCTGATCGCGCGTTGCCGTGCGCTTCCCCCGGTCAAGGTCGCGGTCGCGCATCCGTGCGACGACGTCTCTCTGCGCGCGGCCGTCGATGCCGCGCGCGCCGGCATCATCGAGCCCGTGCTCGTCGGCCCCGAGGCGCGCATCACGGCGCTCGCCGCGTCGCTCGGCATCGGCCTGTCCGGCTACCGGCTCGTCGATGCGCCGCACAGCCATGCGGCGGCGGCCCGCGCGGTCGAGCTGGTGCGCATGGGCGAAGCCGACGCGCTGATGAAGGGCAGCCTGCACACCGACGAGCTGCTCGCCGAGGTCGTGCGCGACGGCGCGGGCCTGCGTACCGAGCGCCGTCTCAGCCACGTGTTCATCATGGACGTGCCGACCTATCCGAAGCCGCTGTTCATCACCGATGCGGCGGTCAACATCCGTCCGACGCTCGAGCAGAAGGCCGAAATCACGCAGAACGCGATCGATCTCGCGCGCGTGCTCGGCGTCGACCGGCCGAAGGTCGCGATCCTGTCGGCGGTCGAGACGGTCACGTCGAAGCTGCCGTCGACGCTCGAAGCCGCCGCGCTGTGCAAGATGGCCGAGCGCGGCCAGCTCACGGGTGCGATCGTCGACGGCCCGCTCGCGCTCGACAACGCGATCAACCTGGAAGCCGCGCGGCTCAAGCATCTCGGCTCGAGCGTCGCGGGCGATGCGGACATCCTGCTCGCACCCGATATCGAAGCCGGCAACCTGCTCGCGAAGGAGCTGACGTTCCTCGCGAACGCCGATGCGGCGGGCATCGTGCTCGGCGCGCGCGTGCCGGTCATCCTGACGAGTCGCGCCGACAACGAGCGCACGCGGATGGCGAGCTGCGCGGTCGCGGCGCTCTACGCGCACGCGACGCGCGCGTCGGCCGGCCGCGCCGGCATCGCCGGCCTCGCCGACATCGATGGGGCATCGCGATGA
- the atpG gene encoding ATP synthase F1 subunit gamma, translating into MHIREIRSKIASTSSTRKITRAMEMMARTKMASAQKRARDFRPYAAKVKAMAERLIRDRPDYMSALMARRDPVRRIGLIVVSTDRGLCGPLNARLLVHCVDALEQWDEAGIEFELSVIGARGVAPLSRYGAHITARTGSLAGEPRFDALLGALLVPLTAFINGELDEVRVAYNRLTSALTYEPRIDTVLPVVGLDDAPHAGGMSSDYLYEPGPRPVADTVLLRYVEAVLYQAVVENYACEQCARMFSMQTATDNADRVLRDLRNLYQKTRQAQITTELCEIVAGAAAV; encoded by the coding sequence ATGCATATCCGTGAAATCCGCTCGAAGATCGCCAGCACCTCGTCCACGCGCAAGATCACGCGTGCGATGGAGATGATGGCGCGCACCAAGATGGCGAGCGCGCAGAAGCGTGCGCGCGATTTCCGCCCCTACGCCGCCAAGGTGAAAGCGATGGCCGAGCGCCTGATCCGCGACCGGCCCGACTACATGTCGGCGCTGATGGCGCGGCGCGACCCGGTGCGCCGCATCGGCCTGATCGTCGTCAGCACCGATCGCGGGCTGTGCGGCCCGCTCAACGCGCGGCTCCTCGTCCACTGCGTCGACGCGCTCGAGCAATGGGACGAGGCCGGCATCGAGTTCGAACTGAGCGTGATCGGCGCGCGCGGCGTCGCGCCGCTGTCGCGCTACGGCGCGCACATCACCGCCCGCACCGGCAGTCTCGCCGGCGAGCCGCGTTTCGACGCGCTGCTCGGCGCGTTGCTCGTGCCGCTGACCGCGTTCATCAACGGCGAGCTCGACGAAGTGCGCGTCGCGTACAACCGGCTGACGAGCGCGCTGACCTACGAACCGCGGATCGACACGGTGCTGCCGGTCGTCGGCCTCGACGACGCGCCGCACGCCGGCGGCATGTCGTCCGACTACCTGTACGAGCCGGGGCCGCGCCCCGTCGCGGACACCGTCCTGCTGCGCTACGTCGAGGCGGTGCTTTATCAGGCCGTCGTCGAGAACTACGCGTGCGAGCAATGCGCGCGGATGTTCAGCATGCAGACCGCGACCGACAACGCGGACCGCGTGCTGCGCGACCTGCGCAACCTGTACCAGAAGACCCGGCAGGCGCAGATCACCACCGAGCTGTGCGAGATCGTCGCCGGCGCGGCAGCCGTTTGA
- the atpC gene encoding ATP synthase F1 subunit epsilon codes for MPVLQLDILSIDDVLFSGVARAVTVPGESGELGIHPHHAPLFTRLRPGVVTVTDAKTGEHRRILVAGGVLEVSRDGVTLIADHALRTPELDALRAREARNAANDWRRRYAQESRRAFDFAAARAELMDEIRRFFLLALRQGAAGERTGGAG; via the coding sequence ATCCCCGTGCTGCAGCTCGACATCCTGAGCATCGACGACGTGCTGTTTTCCGGCGTCGCGCGCGCCGTGACCGTTCCCGGCGAGAGCGGCGAACTCGGCATCCATCCGCATCATGCGCCGCTCTTCACGCGGCTGCGGCCCGGCGTCGTGACGGTCACCGACGCGAAGACCGGCGAGCACCGCCGCATTCTCGTCGCGGGCGGCGTGCTGGAAGTGAGCCGGGACGGCGTGACGCTGATCGCCGATCACGCGCTGCGCACGCCCGAACTGGACGCGCTGCGGGCCCGCGAGGCGCGCAATGCGGCGAACGACTGGCGCCGGCGCTACGCGCAGGAGAGCCGGCGCGCGTTCGATTTCGCGGCCGCGCGCGCTGAATTGATGGACGAGATTCGGCGGTTCTTCCTGCTGGCGCTGCGGCAAGGCGCGGCGGGGGAACGGACGGGCGGCGCCGGCTGA
- a CDS encoding DUF1653 domain-containing protein: MTEQEAEQLATHRHYKGGLYRYIGVARHSETEESVVVYEHLWPHARGLWVRPEAMFNGSLEDGTPRFRKLRD; the protein is encoded by the coding sequence ATGACCGAACAGGAAGCTGAACAGCTCGCGACGCATCGCCATTACAAGGGCGGGCTGTATCGCTACATCGGCGTTGCCCGCCATTCCGAAACCGAGGAATCGGTGGTCGTGTACGAACACCTGTGGCCGCATGCGCGCGGGTTGTGGGTGCGGCCGGAAGCGATGTTCAACGGCAGCCTCGAAGACGGCACGCCGCGTTTCCGCAAGCTGCGCGACTGA
- a CDS encoding GNAT family N-acetyltransferase, whose protein sequence is MPAATPATLRFSTDKRELDIDAIFDFLHRDAYWSQGIPRDVFDRSIDGSLCFGAYVGARQVGFARLVTDHATFAYLCDVFVLPAERGNGYGRALIDHVFAQEMVQGLRRIMLVTSDAHELYRPVGFEPPSHPERMMELRRPDIYTAR, encoded by the coding sequence GTGCCTGCTGCCACCCCCGCCACGCTGAGATTTTCCACCGACAAGCGCGAACTCGACATCGACGCGATCTTCGATTTCCTGCATCGCGACGCGTACTGGTCGCAGGGCATTCCGCGCGACGTGTTCGACCGCTCGATCGACGGCTCGCTGTGCTTCGGCGCCTACGTCGGCGCGCGGCAGGTGGGGTTCGCGCGGCTCGTGACCGATCACGCGACGTTCGCGTACCTCTGTGATGTGTTCGTGTTGCCTGCCGAACGCGGCAACGGCTACGGCCGCGCGCTGATCGACCACGTGTTCGCGCAGGAGATGGTGCAGGGCCTGCGCCGCATCATGCTCGTGACGTCCGATGCGCACGAGCTGTACCGGCCGGTCGGCTTCGAGCCGCCGTCGCATCCCGAGCGGATGATGGAATTGCGGCGGCCCGACATCTACACGGCGCGCTAG
- a CDS encoding Fic family protein, producing the protein MSSQSATLLKFLKSIDADKATLDAARPLSQQAVASLRDTLVREWAGQASVIEGGAPTPRETRAVLECITIDGTTLREHLDATHHRDAIGYVEDIVSKREALSERQIRNLHRLVLNRIGDGDVRRYRHENVAIAGASTVPPGFLDLPADMAALIGWYREAGAMHPVMRAAELHARLLKIHPFVDGNGRTARLLLAFELMKDGYPPAIIRNEDRPAYHDALDRACAGGEFDNIARVVAEAVRRALHLYLDVLGLPYAAKPDADHFPNHPNGEPTCLLPPPPR; encoded by the coding sequence ATGTCCAGCCAGTCCGCCACGCTCCTGAAATTCCTGAAATCGATCGACGCCGACAAGGCGACGCTCGATGCCGCGCGTCCGCTGTCGCAGCAGGCGGTTGCGTCGTTGCGCGACACGCTCGTGCGGGAATGGGCCGGTCAGGCAAGCGTGATCGAGGGCGGCGCCCCGACGCCGCGCGAGACGCGGGCCGTGCTCGAATGCATCACGATCGACGGGACGACCCTGCGTGAACATCTCGACGCGACGCATCATCGCGACGCAATCGGCTATGTCGAAGACATCGTGTCGAAGCGCGAGGCGCTGTCCGAGCGGCAGATCCGCAATCTTCACCGGCTGGTGCTGAACCGGATCGGCGACGGCGACGTGCGGCGCTACCGCCACGAGAACGTCGCGATCGCGGGCGCGAGCACGGTGCCGCCCGGCTTCCTGGACCTGCCCGCCGACATGGCGGCGCTGATCGGCTGGTATCGCGAGGCCGGCGCGATGCATCCGGTCATGCGTGCGGCCGAACTGCATGCGCGGCTCCTGAAGATCCATCCGTTCGTCGACGGCAACGGCCGGACCGCGCGGCTGCTGCTCGCTTTCGAACTGATGAAGGACGGCTATCCGCCCGCGATCATTCGCAACGAAGACCGGCCTGCCTACCATGACGCGCTGGACCGCGCGTGCGCCGGCGGCGAGTTCGACAACATCGCGCGCGTGGTCGCGGAAGCGGTGCGGCGCGCGCTTCATCTGTATCTCGACGTGCTCGGGCTGCCGTATGCCGCGAAGCCCGACGCCGATCATTTTCCCAACCATCCGAACGGAGAACCGACGTGCCTGCTGCCACCCCCGCCACGCTGA
- a CDS encoding MFS transporter, with amino-acid sequence MHEPGGRTAIPFALRLSRWLLPAEVEHAAWLILASRGLRGFCDGFIAVLLPAYLLSLGFAQIDVGLISTATLMGSAVATIAVGTVASRFPHRRMLTLAAALMAATGIGFASLSTLWPLLVVAFVGTLNPSSGDVSLFLPLEQARLAESATGDARTALFARYSLVGAVSAALGALAAGLPPWLASHAGVPLLAAMRAMFVVYALTGVTVCVLYGRLPHAGARPATAAPPLGPSRRIVTRLALLFSVDAFAGGLVVNSLLSLWLMLRFGLSPGAAGRFFFCAGLLAAGSQLLAAPLSRRIGLLNTMVFTHIPSSVCLIGAALAPTLPLTLTLLLMRSAMSQMDVPTRTAYVMAVVTPAERPAAASFTSVPRSLAAAIAPTLAGGLFGLGWLGAPLVACGALKIAYDLSLLAAFRHIGLHEGARR; translated from the coding sequence ATGCATGAGCCTGGCGGCCGCACGGCCATCCCGTTCGCGTTGCGACTCTCGCGCTGGCTGCTTCCCGCCGAGGTCGAGCATGCCGCGTGGCTCATCCTCGCGAGCCGCGGCTTGCGCGGCTTTTGCGACGGTTTCATCGCGGTGCTGCTCCCCGCGTACTTGCTCTCCCTTGGTTTCGCGCAAATCGACGTGGGGCTGATCAGCACCGCGACGTTGATGGGTTCGGCCGTCGCGACGATCGCGGTCGGCACAGTGGCCAGCCGCTTCCCGCACCGTCGGATGCTGACGCTCGCAGCGGCGCTGATGGCCGCGACCGGCATCGGCTTCGCCAGCCTGTCGACCTTGTGGCCGCTGCTCGTGGTGGCCTTCGTCGGCACGCTCAACCCGAGCTCCGGCGACGTCAGCCTGTTCCTGCCGCTCGAACAGGCGCGTCTTGCCGAATCGGCAACCGGCGACGCGCGGACCGCGCTGTTTGCCCGCTACAGCCTCGTCGGCGCGGTTTCGGCCGCATTGGGCGCGCTCGCGGCGGGCCTGCCGCCTTGGCTTGCTTCGCATGCCGGGGTGCCGCTGCTCGCCGCGATGCGCGCGATGTTCGTCGTGTACGCGTTGACCGGCGTGACGGTTTGCGTGCTGTACGGCCGGCTGCCCCACGCCGGAGCGCGTCCGGCGACGGCCGCGCCGCCGCTCGGGCCATCGCGGCGCATCGTCACGCGGCTTGCGCTGCTGTTCAGCGTCGATGCGTTCGCGGGCGGTCTTGTCGTCAACTCGCTGCTGTCGCTATGGCTGATGCTGCGTTTCGGTCTTTCACCCGGTGCGGCGGGCCGGTTCTTTTTCTGCGCGGGACTGCTCGCCGCAGGCTCGCAACTTTTGGCGGCGCCGCTATCGCGCAGGATCGGCCTGCTCAACACGATGGTGTTCACGCACATTCCGTCGAGCGTCTGCCTGATCGGCGCGGCGCTGGCGCCGACACTGCCGCTGACGTTGACGCTCCTGCTGATGCGCAGCGCGATGTCACAGATGGACGTGCCGACCCGAACCGCCTACGTGATGGCCGTCGTCACGCCGGCGGAGCGCCCGGCCGCGGCCAGCTTCACCTCCGTGCCGCGCAGCCTCGCGGCGGCGATCGCGCCGACGCTGGCCGGCGGCCTCTTCGGCCTCGGCTGGCTCGGCGCGCCGCTCGTTGCGTGCGGTGCGTTGAAGATTGCCTATGACCTGTCGTTGCTCGCTGCTTTTCGCCATATCGGGCTCCATGAAGGGGCGCGGCGATAG